Genomic segment of Gemmatimonadaceae bacterium:
CAGGTCAGGATCGGCAAACACGTTCGGCACGTCAATGACGCGCCGCTCGCTGGCCGCTTCACCGCTGGGGCCGAAGCCGACCCGTACCCGCATCGCCCCCAGCCACGGCCGGTACTTCGCCGGCCACTGGTGCGCCGCCACCAGCCGCATGAGCTCCGAGGCGCCGTCGAGCAGGTAGACGGAGCCGAGTGTCGCGCCCACCTGCGGCGCGACACGGTCCAGCGCGAACTGCAGGGCCGCTTCCGCCGACTCGCCGCTCACCGCCGCGTGCACGATGTCGCGCACGGCGTCGAGTTCGCGCCGGTCTGTCGGCGCCGCGGGCGTCGGCAGCGGCTTGCGGGGGAAGTAGCGCCGGCGCGGCGGCATTCCCTAGCGGCCGGCCCCCGCCGCCTGGTACAACCGCGCTTCGAATGCCTCGCGCAGCTTGACCGTCGTCGGCCCCGGCTTGCCGTTCCCCACCGTCTTGCCATCGAGCGTCACGACGGGCGTCACGTCCGTCGTCGAGCCGCAGACGAAGATCTCGTCGGCTCCCGCCAGCTTCGCGAACGGAATCGGCTGTTCCTTCACCGACATCCGATGCTCGGCGACGAGTTCCATGATCACCTTGCGGGTGATGCCGGGGAGAATGCGCTCCGTCAGCGGATGCGTGGTGAGCACGCCGTCGATGACGGCGAACACATTGGTGGCCGCCCCTTCGGTGACGATGCCGTCCTCGTGCAGGATCGCCTCGTAAGCCCCCGCCTCGGAAGCCGCCTGGCGGGCCAGCACGTTGCCGAGGAGGTTGACCGTCTTCCAGTCGCGCCGCTTCCACCGCATGTCGGGGAAGGTCACCGCGGAGCATCCGTCGTCGCGCATCTTGCGCGGCACGACCAGCTTCGACGCAGAGACGAAAACCGTCGGCGGCACAGTCGCGGGCGGGAAGAAATGCGTGCGGGGCGCCGCGCCGCGCGACACCTGCAGATACAGGAAGGCCTCGCCATCCACGAGGTCATTCTCCTGCACCACCCGCTCGCACACCGCCTCGAGCGCGTCGATCTGGGCGCGATTGAAGTTGATGCGGAGCCCCTTGAGGCCGTTGTCCATCCGTTCGGCGTGGGCCGCCCACTCGAACATCTTGCCGCCCACCGAGCGCACGCCTTCGTAAATGCCGTCGCCAAAGATGAAGCCGCGGTCCTCCACCGGAATCAGCGCCTGTTCGCGCGGGAGGTACTGGCCGTTGAGATACATGATCATGGTATGGCCCTCGATTGGATGCTGCTGGAATCTACAGGTTTGGTGCCGCGGCGGAGAGAGGACTCCTACCCCAGGAGCCGCTCGATCGACCGCACCAGCGGCGCGAACGACAGCGCTTTCCCGGTCACGCGCATCGCCTGCTCCGTCGCCAGTTCGCGTTGTCCGTGCCCGAACAACTCGGCTTCAATCCACGGCCCCGCCTGCGGGTTGCGCCACCAGTCCTCGTTGAACCGCTCGCACAGCGTCTCGTTGAGCCGGGCCTGCAGCTGCCACGCGCGCAGGTACCGCGCGGCGTAGAAGCGCGGGTCGACGTCGAGGAAGGCATCGGCCCGCTGGTACCGGAAGCCCGTCGCCGTTGTGAGCGTCTCCACGTACAGGTCGGGCAACGACGCCCATGGCGTGGTGCCCGCGTGCAGCTCGACCTCGTAGATGAGCTTGGCACAGTAGCGCCGCAGGAACTGCAGCTCCTCGAAGCCGGCGGCCCGCAGGTATCGGGGCGTATCCGCCTTGGACAACTCGGTGTAGCGCGCCAGCCAGCCGCGGTCCTGCAGGCGGTGGTCGAACAGCATCGCGTACCCTTCGGTGACCGAGTTGTCACCGAGCCAGCGAAACTCGAACGGCAGCTCGCGCGCCATGTTCGCAAAGTGCAGCGCGTGCCCCAGTTCGTGCATCAGCGTGGTCCAGTCGTTCTGGCCGCCGTGCGGACGCAGCACCAGATAGACCTCGTCCGGAATCCGCACCGGCGAGCAGAAGGCCCGCGCGCGCTTGCCGGGCCGCTCGCCCGTGTCGAAGAACACGCGTCCGCGGGCATCGGGGCTCGCCCCCATCTCCGTCACCTGACGGCGCACCTCGCGCTCCATCGGCTCCGCGCCGAACGCGCCGTCGAATTCGGGCGCGCGCATCAGCGCCACCGCATCGGCGCGCGTCGCATCGGCGCCCGAGAGGCCGAGCCCGCGCTTCAGGAACTCCGGCAGGATGTCATCCCACATCGCCTGCGTGTCGCGCAGGAATTGCGCGCAGGCATCGCGCAGCGGGCGAATCTCGAAGCCGCTCAGCGTCTCCCACGTGGCGATGTAGTCGCCCCTCGGCGTGTTCGTCGATCCGCCGCCGATTCGCAGCCCCTCGACGACTTCGTGCTCGCGCTCCAGCCGCTCGCGCTTGAGCGGCGCCAGTTCGCGGTCCACCAGCGCGGCGCGCGCGTCGTCGAGCGCCTGGCGCTCCCGCTTGTCGCGCGTATTCGCAATGGTGATCGCGGCCCGTTGGTACGGCTCCACCGTCCCGTCGGGGAGCGCGATCGTCGCCGCGCCCTCCCAGGCGATCTCCCGCTCCTCGAACGCCGCCAGCTCGCGGCCGCACCGCGACTCCACCAGCCAGTCGAGCAGCAGCCGCGCCGAGCGCTGCGCCTCGCTGCCGGGGGCCGCGTCGCGATGTCGCTCGGTGACCATCGCCACCGCCTCGTCGTCGAAGGCGCCGGCGTGCTTCGCGAAGATCGGCTGCAGTTGCGCCTCGCCCTTCAACCCGGCGTGCGCTTCGTAGTACTCGCGGCTCAGCTCCACGAGAAAGGCCTCGCCGCGCTCCCGGAGCGCGTCGAGGCCGTCGTCCATCATTCTCGGCATGCCGCCCTCAGCCGGCGAGCTTCGCGGACAGGTACGCGCGCAGCTGCGTCGCATCCACCCGATCCTGCTGGAGCGAGTCGCGGTCGCGCACCGTGACCGTGCCGTCCTTGGTGGAGTCGCCGTCCACGGTGATGCAGTACGGCGTTCCCACCTCGTCCTGCCGGCGATAGCGCTTGCCGATGGAGCCGGCGTCATCGTAATCCACCGGGTAGAGCGGCCGCAGGTCGTCGACGATCTTTCGCGCCATCTCGGGCTGGCCGTCCTTCTTGGTCAGCGGGAAGATGCCGGCCTTAACCGGGGCGAGCGACGGCTTGAGGTGGAGGACCACCCGTCCCTCGGATTCACCCTCGACCGCCTCCTCGGCGTACGCGTTGCACAGCAGCGCGAGCGTCACGCGGTCGGCGCCCACCGACGTCTCCACGACGTACGGGATGTACCGGCGGTTGGCCACCTGGTCCACGTACTCCAGCCGCTTGCTGCTGAACTCCTGGTGCCGGCCCAGGTCGAAGTCGCTGCGATGGTGCACGCCCTCGATCTCCTGGAAGCCGAGCGTGCCGCCGAAATCGAACTGGATGTCGAACGCGGCCTTGGCGTAGTGCGCCAGCTCCTGCGCCGTGTGCTGGTGGAACTCCAGCCGGTCGCGCTCGAGGCCGAGGGCCAGGTGCCACTCCATGCGCTGGGCCTTCCAGTACTCGAACCACTCCATGTCCGTCGTCTTCCCCTCGGCCGCCTGCGGGTCGACGAAGAACTGCATCTCCATCTGCTCGAACTCGCGCGTGCGGAAGGTGAAGTTCCCGGGCGTGATCTCGTTGCGGAACGCCTTGCCGATCTGCGCGATGCCGAACGGCACCTTCTGGCGGCGCGCCTGCTGCACGTTGAGGAAGTTCACGAAGATCCCCTGCGCCGTCTCGGGGCGCAGGTAGACCACGGCCGCGGTGTCCTCCACCGGGCCCATGAACGTCTTGAACATCAGGTTGAACTGCCGCGGCTCGGTGAGCTGGCAGTCGCTGTGCTCGCCCGGCTTCTTGCTCGGCTTGCGCGGGCACGAGGCGCCGTCCAGCTGGTCGGCGCGGAAGCGCGCCTTGCACGCCTTGCAGTCCACCAGCGGGTCGTTGAATCCGCTGACGTGGCCGCTCGCCTCCCAGACCTTCGGATGCATCAGGATGGCCGCGTCCAGGCCTTCGACGTCGTCGCGCGAGCGGACCATCGCGTGCCACCAGGCGTCCTTGACGTTCTTCTTCAGCTCGACACCCAGCGGGCCGTAATCCCACACCGAGCCCGTGCCGCCGTAGATCTCGGAGGACTGGAAGATGAAGCCGCGGCGCTTGCAGAGGCTGACGAGCTTTTCGAGGACGTCGGGTCGAGCCATGAGGTTGATCCGGAGGTGGGCGCGGCTGGGTGTCGTGCCCGAGGTTCAGGGCCGCCGCTGGATGCGGTGGCGTCAGAGGGAAATCTCGCCCATACCGCTCGGGGAGTCTACCGCCGTGCCCCAGATTCGCCGCCCAGCGTGCGTCGGCGTCGATCGCCCAGCCCCCACCGTGGAGCCGTCTAGTGTGCTCCCCCGATCAGCAGTCCGCGCAACTCGTCGGCAATGGACCCGGGCATCAGCATGTTGCGGGCAAACTTCATCTGACCGGCATCCTCGAAGTACATCTTCATGCGGAACATCGCATTGATGACCTCCACGCGAACGTCCGCGCCCGCCGACCGGATGACGACTTCCAGCGGGAACGCGGCGGCGTACGCGATGCCCGGGCACTTGAACCTGGCGCGGGCATCGTCGTCGCCGGCCCCCACGATATCAAACGCCTTCGCTTCCATGGCGGCGCCGCTGACGCCGAGAACCACCATGCCGCGGTCGGCGAACTCCATCCGGTAAACGCCCCGTAACTGCCACTTGCCGCGCGGTGGCGCCTGAAGGCGTCCCCAGATCTCGTCGGCCACCCGGCGAACATCGGCTGCCCCGCTCCCCGGGAATGAGGTGATCGTCTCGACCTGCCCGGGGAACGCGCCGCCCGCCATGACTCCCATCGTCTTGCCAATCAGGCCGCGCGAACGCGACTGGCCGTAGGCGCGATTGACGCGACGGCCGTGCGTCGCGGCCAGCACCACCCCCGACAGGTCATCCACCATCGCACGTCCCGCGGTCTCGAGGCCGGTTTCCGCCACGATCGTACGCTCGATGGAGAGGGGGTTCACCATGGCCACGTGCACGCCGGCTTCATCCTGGAACACGCTCAGGCGCACCGGCACCGCAAAGGCGGCCGGGGCGCTGTGGGCCAGGAGCAACTGTTCGTGCGCGGCCTGCCGCGCGACAATCACGTGCGCCCCGCCGCCGCACCGCGCCGCATCGCCCGGCACGGGATAGTCGGCCACCACCGTCCAGCCGTGCCGCGTCAGGGCGCCGGCAATCGTGGACGCGGCGGCGGGCACCGCCATCGGGACCGAATCGGCCAGCATCACGTAGACGCGCTGCGCGCCCTGCGCGCGCGCGGGGGTCGCGGACAGGCAGGCGGCGGCCGCGACGGCGACGGCGGCGGGCGCGAAGACCAAACGCATGAACGGCTCCGTAGTAGTAGTTAGGGATATAGCCATAAAGCCATTCACCTATTCTGCGCCGGCCGCCGTCACGCGCCATCGGGCAGGCGCCTACACTTTGCAGGGGAACCGCCGCCGCGCCCGTCAACGCCCGAGACGCCGGTCTCGCCGAGTCCCTCCGCTCACATGCGGGGTCGCCAATTCCCCCCGCTATCTCGAGTAGGGAACTTGGCGGCCTCCCGATGTGTAAACAGATGTCTAGGCACCGCAAACATCGACGCCGGTGTGTGCCTCACCCCACGCGGGAGTCGCATCATGTCGAACCTCTGGAAGATGGGCTTGAAGATGGGCGTGACGCTCGGCGCCGTCCTTGTTGCGGCGGCGTGTTCGGACAGCACCGGGCCCGGCAGCCGGCCGGTCAGCTTGTCGTTCGCGACGAAGTCGCTCGTCGCGAGCGGGACCATGAGCCTGTCGGACGCGTCCGCCTCCGACGTGACGGTGTCTGGCGGTGGGAACACCCTCGTCATCACGCGCGTCCAGATGGTCTTCCGGGAGATCGAGCTCAAGCGGAGCAACACCGAGCTGTGCCCCGATGACGCCCCCAGCGGTTCGGATCCGTGCGAGGAGCTGGCACTCGGTCCCATGCTCGTGGATCTTCCGTTGACCACGGGCGTCATGACGGCGGCCAGCGTGTCCATTCCGGCGGGGACGTACCGGGAGCTCGAGTTGACGCTGCACAAGCCGGGGAGCGGCGCCCGGGATTCGGCGTTCAAGGCCGCGAATCCGACCTTTGCCGATACGACCATCCGCGTTCAGGGGACGTACAATGGACGGCCCTTCGTGTTCACGTCGCGGCTGGACGAGGAAATGGAGCTGGAGTTCAACCCCCCACTCACGATCGGGGCGTCGGGCGGCAACGTGACGGTGCAGATTGACGTCGCGTCATGGTTCAAGAGCCTGTCCGGAGCCGTGATCGATCCGGCGACCGCCAACATCGGCGGACCGAACGAGGGCATCGTCAAGACGAATATCAAGGCGTCGTTCCGCTCGCTGGAAGACGACGACCGAGACGGGAAGTAGCATGGCGCTCGGCGACCGGACACCCGCGTCCGGGCGCCGAGCGGCTTCGTCGTCTCCGAACCGCGATGGGACGGCCGGGATGGCCGCGGTCAGAGCCCGATGATCTGATCCCGCCGCGTCCCCACGCTCACGTACCGGATCGGACTCTCCACCAGTTCCTCGATCCGGTCCAGGTACCTCCGCGCCTGCGGCGGCAGCGCCTCGATCGTGCGCGCTTCGGCGGTGGACGTCATCCACCCCTCGAACCACTCGTAGTGCGGCGTGATCTGCTCGAGGTCGGCGAGGTCGCCGGGGAATTCGGTCACCAGCTCGCCGTTGATGTGGTACCCGGTGCACAAGCCGATCTTCTCGAGCGTGTCGAGCACGTCGAGCTTCGTCACGGCCAGCGCCGACAACCCG
This window contains:
- a CDS encoding aminotransferase class IV produces the protein MIMYLNGQYLPREQALIPVEDRGFIFGDGIYEGVRSVGGKMFEWAAHAERMDNGLKGLRINFNRAQIDALEAVCERVVQENDLVDGEAFLYLQVSRGAAPRTHFFPPATVPPTVFVSASKLVVPRKMRDDGCSAVTFPDMRWKRRDWKTVNLLGNVLARQAASEAGAYEAILHEDGIVTEGAATNVFAVIDGVLTTHPLTERILPGITRKVIMELVAEHRMSVKEQPIPFAKLAGADEIFVCGSTTDVTPVVTLDGKTVGNGKPGPTTVKLREAFEARLYQAAGAGR
- a CDS encoding glycine--tRNA ligase, with amino-acid sequence MARPDVLEKLVSLCKRRGFIFQSSEIYGGTGSVWDYGPLGVELKKNVKDAWWHAMVRSRDDVEGLDAAILMHPKVWEASGHVSGFNDPLVDCKACKARFRADQLDGASCPRKPSKKPGEHSDCQLTEPRQFNLMFKTFMGPVEDTAAVVYLRPETAQGIFVNFLNVQQARRQKVPFGIAQIGKAFRNEITPGNFTFRTREFEQMEMQFFVDPQAAEGKTTDMEWFEYWKAQRMEWHLALGLERDRLEFHQHTAQELAHYAKAAFDIQFDFGGTLGFQEIEGVHHRSDFDLGRHQEFSSKRLEYVDQVANRRYIPYVVETSVGADRVTLALLCNAYAEEAVEGESEGRVVLHLKPSLAPVKAGIFPLTKKDGQPEMARKIVDDLRPLYPVDYDDAGSIGKRYRRQDEVGTPYCITVDGDSTKDGTVTVRDRDSLQQDRVDATQLRAYLSAKLAG